The Exiguobacterium mexicanum genome includes a window with the following:
- a CDS encoding rod shape-determining protein yields the protein MFSKDIGIDLGTANVVIHVKGRGIVLDEPSVVAIKRSTGKVLAVGTEAYQMVGRTPGDIVAIRPLRDGVIADFATTEEMLRHFVEKIQVRGFFGGIRMLICTPANVTPVEAKAIREAAEKAGAKEVFLAVEPKAAAVGSGMDIWKPVGHMIVDIGGGTTDVAILSMGDIVCGETIKIAGDRFDTDILRAIKDKHKLVIGERTAEQIKKEIATVFPGGRNETMDIRGRDMVRGLPRTVTITSEELREAMAESANEIVEATKRVLEQTPPELAADIIDRGIIMTGGGSLLHGIDQLVAERVGLPVMIAEEPTLSVAHGTGIMLEHLDRLK from the coding sequence ATGTTTTCAAAAGATATCGGGATTGATTTAGGAACAGCAAACGTCGTCATCCACGTCAAAGGTCGAGGCATCGTCCTCGACGAGCCATCCGTCGTTGCCATCAAGCGTTCGACAGGGAAAGTACTCGCTGTCGGAACGGAAGCGTATCAGATGGTCGGGCGTACGCCAGGTGACATCGTCGCCATCCGTCCACTCCGTGATGGGGTCATCGCTGACTTCGCGACAACCGAAGAGATGCTTCGCCATTTCGTCGAGAAGATCCAAGTCCGCGGTTTCTTTGGCGGCATCCGCATGCTCATCTGTACACCGGCAAACGTGACACCGGTTGAAGCGAAAGCAATCCGTGAGGCGGCCGAGAAGGCCGGCGCGAAAGAAGTCTTCCTCGCCGTAGAACCGAAGGCAGCAGCGGTCGGTTCGGGCATGGACATCTGGAAGCCGGTCGGCCATATGATCGTCGACATCGGTGGCGGGACGACAGACGTTGCCATCCTCTCGATGGGCGATATCGTCTGCGGTGAAACGATTAAAATCGCCGGGGACCGTTTCGATACGGACATCCTCCGCGCCATCAAGGACAAGCATAAGCTCGTCATCGGTGAGCGGACGGCCGAGCAAATCAAGAAAGAGATTGCGACGGTCTTCCCAGGCGGTCGTAACGAGACGATGGATATCCGCGGTCGTGACATGGTGCGTGGGCTTCCGCGTACGGTAACGATTACGTCGGAAGAACTCCGTGAAGCAATGGCCGAATCGGCGAATGAAATCGTCGAAGCGACGAAGCGCGTCCTCGAACAGACGCCTCCGGAACTTGCGGCCGATATCATCGACCGCGGCATCATCATGACAGGTGGCGGCTCGCTCCTCCACGGCATCGACCAGCTCGTGGCCGAGCGTGTCGGTTTGCCGGTCATGATCGCCGAAGAGCCGACGCTCAGCGTCGCACACGGCACGGGCATCATGCTCGAGCATTTGGATCGTTTGAAGTAA
- a CDS encoding SDR family oxidoreductase — protein sequence MTRPLTLITGVSRRKGIGAAVARKLAAAGHDLYLTHWSPFDGTEGVGAEPDFIESFIDELQTSGARVAHEPYDLSSGDAKGLLDRVEAALGTPSRLINNATYERHVSVDTFTTETLRRHYFINNEGTLDLTFAFIERYKQAGHTDGRILFMVSGGADASNLAYIATKGMLIAITPALANGAGQYGISVNALDPGPTDSGWIDDALREQLAPLFPHGRVGTPEDTARYVAFLVGPDGAWVNGQHLHVDGGFVGR from the coding sequence ATGACACGACCACTCACACTCATCACCGGGGTCAGTCGTCGCAAAGGTATTGGCGCCGCTGTCGCTCGAAAGCTTGCTGCGGCAGGCCATGACTTGTATCTGACGCACTGGAGCCCCTTTGACGGGACGGAAGGCGTCGGAGCGGAACCGGACTTTATTGAAAGCTTCATCGACGAATTACAGACATCAGGGGCTCGCGTTGCCCATGAACCGTACGATTTGTCGTCTGGAGACGCAAAAGGATTGCTCGATCGCGTGGAGGCAGCGCTCGGTACACCGAGCCGCCTCATCAACAATGCGACGTATGAGCGGCACGTGAGTGTCGATACGTTCACGACCGAGACGTTACGTCGCCATTATTTCATCAACAACGAAGGAACACTCGATCTGACGTTTGCCTTCATCGAACGATACAAACAGGCGGGGCATACGGACGGACGCATCTTGTTCATGGTGTCCGGGGGAGCGGATGCTTCCAACTTGGCCTATATCGCCACAAAAGGCATGTTGATCGCCATCACGCCAGCACTGGCCAATGGGGCAGGGCAGTACGGGATCTCCGTGAATGCACTCGACCCGGGTCCGACCGATTCGGGTTGGATTGATGACGCGCTTCGCGAACAACTTGCGCCGCTCTTCCCCCATGGACGTGTCGGCACGCCAGAGGATACGGCGCGTTACGTCGCTTTCCTCGTGGGGCCGGACGGGGCATGGGTCAACGGCCAACATCTTCACGTCGACGGTGGTTTCGTCGGACGCTAA
- a CDS encoding helix-turn-helix domain-containing protein, whose product MFAHLIFHRDQVVNKWLIAETLYPEIDEPQRALHNVYNLVYRLKKTLAEYDLSISVQTINNGYSLHLDDACACDYHDWLDAKDKPFPQTDLATRLYVDKDYTWY is encoded by the coding sequence TTGTTCGCCCATTTGATTTTCCATCGCGATCAAGTCGTGAACAAATGGCTCATCGCAGAGACGCTCTATCCAGAGATTGACGAACCGCAACGTGCGCTCCACAACGTCTACAATCTCGTCTATCGGTTGAAGAAGACGCTCGCCGAATACGACTTGAGCATCTCGGTCCAAACGATCAACAACGGTTACTCGCTCCACTTGGATGATGCGTGTGCCTGCGATTATCATGACTGGCTGGATGCGAAAGATAAACCGTTCCCGCAAACGGACTTGGCTACCCGGCTCTATGTCGATAAAGATTATACATGGTATTGA
- a CDS encoding sensor histidine kinase — translation MKRWIEQRISRQVLTVFYVLIALITLTSLGTYFYTQQAIRETTVELEHISEQRARATDLFETWQSMQYEMRGHVLLGEDALLAEVKQAQSRIDDQTSWFEQNAETNEEATFAEDARMLFSIYTTRVMPGLERYVVAKVNGVVDEPFLQMATVGRLMPSNASSTQTRFKLNTKNAADMSASIVDMESVFTDYRSELDYQEMGLRERLSEQLVKAQWMWLLILLGALFILFVSLQPYIVRLTRQLEALITNSERLAVDPHATLIPIKPLQNEVGQLSKSFTEMSSSLIHQHDELEKEREKTARILHTMRDAIVFVEVDTNQRFANEALFELYEQPFPFGDRQSLYPIDAFYEPFMDQIDDQDGLNRFTHRAKNCGIFDETFTYSMQGGRRIIRMYAEPIELQDERFGVMFVSRDITKEIEIDRLKTELVATVSHELRTPLTSILGFTELLEHRHVDEEKRKRYLSMIHSETTRLERLVSNLLDVQKMEAGKAEQDFKVESLFELLSDVLEIHAGSTELHAFHFDCDETLRVSGDPAQLRQVFSNILNNAIKYSPEGGNIAVNVSCEDDVIRIAIEDEGMGVAPADAERLFEKFYRVQNEQSRNIGGTGLGLAICKEIIESHGGTISVRSELGNGTTMTVELPIVA, via the coding sequence ATGAAACGCTGGATCGAACAACGAATTAGCCGCCAAGTCCTCACGGTGTTTTACGTATTAATCGCCTTAATCACATTGACGTCACTCGGCACATACTTTTATACCCAACAGGCGATCCGCGAAACGACAGTCGAACTCGAGCACATCAGTGAACAACGAGCAAGGGCGACCGATTTGTTCGAGACATGGCAGTCGATGCAATACGAGATGCGCGGTCACGTTCTGCTCGGAGAAGATGCACTATTGGCAGAAGTGAAACAAGCCCAGAGTCGCATCGATGACCAGACGAGCTGGTTCGAACAAAACGCCGAAACGAACGAAGAAGCGACTTTCGCAGAAGATGCGCGTATGCTCTTTAGTATTTATACGACGCGTGTCATGCCCGGTCTCGAGCGATATGTCGTCGCCAAAGTGAACGGCGTGGTCGATGAACCATTTTTACAAATGGCGACGGTTGGCCGGCTCATGCCAAGCAATGCATCGTCGACCCAGACCCGGTTCAAACTGAACACGAAAAATGCGGCCGATATGAGTGCGAGCATCGTCGATATGGAGTCCGTATTCACCGATTATCGGTCCGAGCTCGACTATCAAGAGATGGGTCTACGCGAGCGACTGTCTGAACAGCTCGTAAAAGCCCAATGGATGTGGTTGCTCATCTTGCTCGGTGCCTTGTTTATCCTGTTCGTCAGCTTGCAACCGTATATCGTACGCTTAACGAGACAGCTCGAGGCGCTCATCACGAACAGTGAACGGCTCGCGGTCGACCCGCACGCCACGCTCATTCCAATCAAACCGCTCCAAAACGAGGTCGGTCAACTATCGAAATCGTTCACAGAGATGTCGAGTTCATTGATTCACCAGCACGACGAACTCGAGAAAGAGCGCGAGAAGACGGCCCGGATTCTCCATACGATGCGCGACGCGATCGTATTCGTCGAGGTGGACACGAATCAACGTTTCGCCAACGAGGCGCTGTTCGAACTGTATGAGCAGCCGTTCCCGTTCGGCGACCGTCAGAGCCTGTATCCGATCGACGCGTTTTACGAACCGTTCATGGATCAAATCGATGATCAGGACGGTCTCAACCGGTTCACGCACCGGGCGAAGAACTGCGGAATCTTCGATGAAACGTTTACGTATTCGATGCAAGGGGGAAGACGTATCATACGGATGTACGCCGAACCGATTGAACTGCAGGACGAACGTTTCGGCGTGATGTTTGTGTCACGGGACATTACGAAAGAGATTGAGATCGACCGCTTGAAGACGGAACTCGTCGCCACGGTCTCTCACGAGCTTCGGACCCCGCTCACATCGATTCTCGGTTTTACCGAACTGCTTGAACATCGTCACGTCGACGAAGAGAAGCGGAAACGCTACTTGAGTATGATTCATAGCGAGACGACCCGGCTCGAGCGGCTCGTCAGCAATTTGCTCGATGTTCAGAAGATGGAGGCCGGTAAAGCGGAGCAAGATTTCAAAGTCGAGAGTTTGTTCGAACTGTTGTCGGACGTTCTCGAGATTCATGCCGGATCGACCGAGTTGCATGCGTTCCATTTCGATTGTGATGAAACGCTCCGTGTCTCAGGAGACCCGGCGCAACTGCGCCAAGTGTTCTCGAATATCTTGAACAACGCCATTAAATATTCACCCGAAGGCGGTAATATCGCCGTCAACGTCTCGTGCGAGGACGATGTCATCCGGATCGCCATCGAAGACGAAGGCATGGGTGTGGCACCCGCAGATGCCGAACGACTGTTTGAGAAGTTTTACCGTGTCCAGAATGAGCAGAGTCGCAATATTGGAGGCACCGGCCTTGGACTCGCAATCTGTAAAGAAATCATTGAATCGCACGGCGGAACGATCAGTGTCCGTTCGGAACTTGGGAACGGGACGACGATGACAGTCGAACTCCCGATTGTCGCTTGA
- a CDS encoding flagellar hook-basal body protein codes for MLRGLYTAAGAMNALQRQQEILSNNLGNVRTPGFKASNGVVRSFPEMLLAQVSHPGNARSRVGGEVGTLSTGVYLQETMPRFSTGSISETGSPTDVYMKVPADFTGAAMFAVEQNGETLYTTNGRFAVDEERFLRSADGGYILSDAGERIQLPSSEFTLSGDGQITSLGENVATLGAVQVNDLATLEQVGNDYRVNGDAPPAANVQFQQGFIEEANVDLDRTMADLMTTYRQFEANQKVVQAYDKSAERAIEIARIR; via the coding sequence ATGCTACGCGGATTATATACGGCGGCGGGCGCGATGAACGCGCTCCAGCGCCAACAAGAGATTTTGAGCAATAACCTCGGTAACGTCCGGACACCAGGGTTCAAGGCGTCGAACGGCGTCGTCCGCTCGTTCCCGGAAATGTTACTCGCCCAGGTGAGCCATCCCGGCAATGCGCGTTCACGCGTCGGAGGCGAGGTCGGCACGTTATCGACAGGTGTCTACCTTCAAGAGACGATGCCTCGGTTCTCGACGGGGAGCATCTCGGAGACGGGCAGCCCGACCGACGTATATATGAAGGTGCCGGCTGACTTTACCGGAGCGGCCATGTTCGCCGTCGAACAGAACGGCGAGACGCTCTATACGACGAACGGACGCTTCGCGGTCGATGAGGAGCGTTTCTTACGCTCGGCGGATGGCGGTTATATCCTCTCAGACGCAGGCGAGCGCATCCAGCTGCCATCAAGCGAGTTCACATTGTCAGGTGATGGTCAAATCACGTCACTTGGTGAGAACGTGGCGACACTCGGTGCCGTCCAAGTTAATGACTTGGCGACGCTCGAACAGGTCGGGAACGATTACCGGGTCAACGGAGACGCCCCACCTGCTGCGAACGTCCAGTTCCAACAAGGATTCATCGAAGAGGCGAACGTTGACCTCGATCGGACGATGGCCGACTTGATGACGACGTACCGCCAGTTCGAGGCGAACCAAAAAGTCGTCCAAGCGTATGACAAGAGTGCCGAGCGGGCCATTGAAATCGCTCGGATTCGTTAA
- a CDS encoding flagellar hook-basal body protein codes for MQSIYNSVSSLTQLQRQLDVTGHNIANVDTAGYKREQTHFASLLSQAYDNQPRAELEVGRDTPNGIRIGVGGHVADISQQFNIGQIRKTDRGLDVFLKASRQFFAVETENGVGLTRSGNMQLSVGDTTTLVDVNGNALLGADGNPITMPNEATAHRVRQDGMVVASVNGVEQEFGRLDIVEVRNTSALRPLGDNVYAADLAADIDRPLGNLLIEGTLESSNVDLTKEMTDMTITQRAYQMNSRALSMSDQMMGLVTSLR; via the coding sequence ATGCAATCGATTTATAACTCGGTCTCGTCGCTCACCCAACTTCAACGCCAACTTGACGTGACGGGCCATAACATCGCTAACGTCGACACAGCCGGCTATAAACGGGAACAGACCCACTTTGCCTCGCTCTTGTCGCAGGCATATGACAATCAACCGCGTGCCGAGCTTGAAGTCGGACGCGACACGCCGAACGGGATTCGCATCGGCGTTGGCGGCCACGTCGCTGACATCAGTCAACAGTTCAATATCGGCCAAATCCGGAAGACGGACCGTGGCCTTGATGTGTTCTTGAAAGCGAGCCGCCAGTTCTTCGCTGTCGAGACAGAGAATGGTGTCGGATTGACCCGGAGCGGGAACATGCAGCTGTCGGTCGGTGACACGACGACGCTCGTCGACGTGAACGGGAACGCCCTTCTTGGTGCGGACGGTAACCCGATCACCATGCCGAACGAGGCGACGGCGCACCGCGTCCGTCAAGACGGGATGGTCGTCGCCAGCGTTAACGGCGTCGAACAAGAATTCGGCCGTCTCGATATTGTCGAGGTACGCAACACGTCGGCGCTCCGTCCACTCGGCGACAACGTCTATGCGGCCGACTTGGCGGCTGACATCGACCGTCCACTCGGCAATCTGTTGATTGAAGGGACGCTCGAATCGTCGAACGTCGATTTGACGAAAGAGATGACCGATATGACGATCACGCAGCGCGCGTATCAGATGAACTCACGGGCGCTGTCGATGAGTGACCAAATGATGGGGCTCGTGACGTCACTTCGTTAA
- a CDS encoding glycerate kinase — protein MRIVVAMDSFKGSMTSVEANRAVGRALAGHDVVEVPISDGGEGFLDAWLLTHPDAEIVTQDVMSLDGTLQTTRYGWLEAGREAVIEVAEASGLTLVGTLDPWRYSSYGTGLHIRHALERGATRITVGLGGSATVDGGKGLLEALGVHFFDEMGHVIEPFPHQLERVVQVEWTGLLPEAHRVEWRIASDVTNPLLGQDGAAAVFGPQKGLAPEDVVRYDELLAAYARCFERDFTNKPGAGAAGGIGFALYQLGAVYVSGIEEAVRWSNLEESLRTADWLITGEGRFDEQSLHGKAPYGLACLAHAYGVPTLVFAGQTELIAVPDVGIEAVFPIVSRVMTLEEAMQQAAPLLTSAVSRAFRLIDKDA, from the coding sequence ATGCGAATTGTCGTAGCGATGGATTCGTTCAAAGGGTCGATGACGAGTGTGGAGGCGAACCGAGCGGTTGGTCGGGCGCTCGCTGGGCACGACGTCGTCGAGGTACCGATCTCAGACGGCGGCGAAGGTTTTTTAGACGCGTGGTTGCTGACACATCCGGATGCCGAAATCGTCACGCAGGACGTCATGTCGCTCGACGGGACGTTACAAACAACGCGTTACGGGTGGCTCGAGGCGGGACGAGAAGCGGTCATCGAAGTGGCCGAGGCGTCCGGGCTCACACTCGTCGGTACGCTCGACCCGTGGCGCTACAGTTCGTACGGGACGGGTTTGCATATCCGGCATGCGCTCGAGCGCGGGGCGACACGCATCACCGTCGGCCTCGGCGGGAGCGCGACCGTCGACGGGGGAAAGGGATTGCTCGAGGCGCTCGGTGTCCACTTCTTCGATGAGATGGGACATGTCATTGAACCGTTCCCGCATCAACTCGAGCGCGTCGTGCAAGTCGAGTGGACAGGACTCCTCCCGGAAGCGCATCGTGTCGAATGGCGTATCGCCTCGGACGTGACGAATCCACTTCTTGGACAAGACGGGGCCGCGGCCGTGTTCGGTCCGCAGAAAGGGTTGGCGCCAGAGGACGTCGTGCGCTATGACGAACTACTTGCCGCGTACGCCCGTTGTTTCGAGCGTGATTTCACAAACAAGCCGGGGGCAGGTGCGGCTGGGGGCATCGGCTTCGCGCTCTATCAACTCGGGGCCGTGTACGTGAGCGGGATCGAGGAGGCCGTACGGTGGTCGAACTTGGAGGAGTCGTTACGAACGGCCGATTGGCTCATCACCGGGGAAGGTCGGTTCGATGAACAGTCGCTTCACGGGAAAGCGCCTTACGGATTGGCCTGTCTCGCGCATGCATACGGGGTCCCGACGCTCGTTTTCGCCGGACAGACAGAGCTAATCGCCGTCCCTGACGTCGGCATCGAGGCCGTGTTCCCGATCGTTTCCCGGGTGATGACGCTCGAGGAGGCGATGCAGCAAGCGGCACCGCTCTTGACGAGCGCCGTCAGCCGAGCGTTCCGCTTAATCGACAAAGACGCCTGA
- the mscL gene encoding large-conductance mechanosensitive channel protein MscL, producing the protein MWKEFKEFAIKGNVIDLAVAFILGAAFTAIVTSLVNDIFMPFLGILIGGIDFSTLAVSVLGVNVTYGNFLQEIVKFFLIAFALFMMVKVLNRLKREKAVEETPEPELSREEQLLSEIRDLLKERP; encoded by the coding sequence ATGTGGAAAGAATTTAAAGAGTTTGCAATCAAAGGCAATGTAATTGACCTCGCCGTCGCCTTCATCCTCGGGGCCGCCTTCACGGCCATCGTCACGTCGCTCGTCAATGACATCTTCATGCCGTTCCTCGGCATCCTTATCGGCGGTATCGACTTCTCGACGCTCGCGGTGTCGGTGCTCGGCGTGAACGTGACGTACGGCAACTTCTTACAAGAAATCGTCAAGTTTTTCCTCATCGCCTTCGCCTTGTTCATGATGGTCAAAGTATTGAACCGTCTGAAACGTGAGAAAGCGGTCGAAGAGACGCCAGAACCAGAACTGTCGCGTGAAGAACAGCTGCTGTCGGAGATTCGCGACCTGTTAAAAGAACGCCCGTAA
- a CDS encoding DNA-directed RNA polymerase subunit beta, with protein MDVAKEEQNGSEQTESKERTERKRLSNHRRFPILLRVIVVLLLAFVMLAIGAVIGYSVIGGGEWKDVFNIDTWRHITDFWLTS; from the coding sequence ATGGACGTGGCGAAGGAAGAACAAAACGGCTCGGAACAGACCGAGTCTAAAGAGCGGACGGAGCGGAAACGATTATCGAACCATCGACGTTTCCCAATCTTGTTACGCGTCATCGTTGTCCTGTTGTTGGCTTTCGTGATGCTTGCGATTGGAGCCGTCATCGGGTACAGCGTGATTGGCGGAGGCGAGTGGAAGGACGTGTTCAACATCGACACGTGGCGCCATATCACCGATTTTTGGCTAACATCATAA
- the fabZ gene encoding 3-hydroxyacyl-ACP dehydratase FabZ codes for MYTIEQIKEVIPHRYPFLLIDRILEVEEGKRAVGLKNVTANEEFFNGHFPDYNVMPGVLIVEALAQVGAFAMLKQESNRGKLAFFAGIDGCRFKRQVVPGDQLRLEVEILKVRGPIGKGRAVATVDGEVACEAELTFALK; via the coding sequence ATGTACACGATTGAACAGATTAAAGAAGTGATTCCGCATCGGTACCCGTTTTTGCTCATCGACCGGATTCTTGAGGTCGAAGAAGGCAAACGGGCCGTTGGATTAAAGAATGTGACGGCGAACGAAGAGTTCTTCAATGGACATTTCCCAGACTATAACGTCATGCCTGGCGTGTTGATCGTCGAGGCGCTTGCGCAAGTCGGCGCGTTCGCGATGCTCAAGCAGGAGTCGAACCGCGGCAAGCTCGCGTTCTTCGCAGGTATCGATGGATGTCGCTTCAAACGTCAAGTCGTCCCGGGCGATCAATTGCGCCTCGAGGTCGAGATTTTGAAAGTGCGCGGACCGATCGGTAAAGGGCGCGCCGTGGCGACGGTCGATGGAGAAGTTGCTTGTGAAGCGGAACTCACTTTCGCCTTGAAGTGA
- a CDS encoding methyl-accepting chemotaxis protein has protein sequence MKRNKPQSLQTRILAMMLAFITLLIVMFGVLQYVSTKHTVQSSMQAVLLADGARISEEIDKEAYAAFLQNPTKDERFEQFREQLDTYRTQIGAMYVYTLAADGEELQIIVDGMSAADAVDIGTPTTATSFADARAAFEGGTVTTPIVEDPEYGDYMTVLVPIKQGGDVIGVLGIDKGASDVAAVTEDVLQESLPPILIGLVILLGIVSVIIWRYLGWKLRPLRELERVATHIASGDLATAAREMDNIQLKANDEIKRLTASMDQMTKMLRDLISGLQTSAQTVRDESGNVASISEEVNDASRQIAFTMEEIAGGVENQSVLTMKLYGHMNEFSGLVDQTAHDGNGVSEQAEVVSRVTAEGLGLMEDAVGKMTNIHLQVRESQGQVKDFEQQADEVTALVTMIRQISEQTNLLALNAAIEAARAGEHGKGFAVVASEIRKLSDSVARSVSEISEIVGSVKRNSIALGETFTDSMHAAEDGKRTLEETKRAFNEIEQSVREMQRLTNSMQGQLGRVKTNQDDIKRGLSDIASISEESTAGNEEVAASTEQMSATSETMNRLVKDLSHTAEDMQRMSRQFKL, from the coding sequence ATGAAACGAAATAAACCACAGTCACTGCAGACACGGATTTTGGCGATGATGTTGGCATTCATCACGCTGCTCATCGTCATGTTCGGCGTGCTGCAGTACGTCAGCACGAAGCATACGGTACAGAGCTCGATGCAAGCGGTCCTGTTAGCGGATGGGGCCCGAATCAGTGAGGAAATCGACAAGGAAGCGTATGCGGCCTTTTTACAGAACCCGACGAAAGATGAACGGTTCGAGCAGTTTCGGGAACAGCTCGACACGTATCGGACGCAAATCGGGGCCATGTATGTGTACACTCTCGCAGCCGACGGCGAAGAGCTTCAAATCATCGTCGATGGGATGAGCGCGGCCGACGCGGTCGATATCGGAACGCCGACGACAGCGACGTCGTTTGCAGATGCGAGAGCGGCGTTTGAAGGTGGGACCGTCACAACACCGATTGTCGAGGATCCAGAGTACGGGGACTATATGACCGTGCTCGTCCCAATCAAACAAGGCGGGGACGTGATCGGTGTCCTTGGAATCGACAAAGGGGCGAGTGACGTCGCTGCGGTGACGGAAGACGTGTTGCAAGAGAGCTTGCCGCCGATTCTCATCGGACTCGTCATCTTGCTTGGGATCGTCTCGGTCATCATCTGGCGCTACCTTGGCTGGAAACTCCGACCGCTCCGTGAGCTCGAACGTGTCGCGACCCATATCGCGAGCGGCGACTTGGCGACAGCGGCTCGTGAGATGGATAACATCCAGTTGAAAGCGAACGATGAGATCAAGCGGCTCACCGCCTCGATGGATCAGATGACGAAAATGCTCCGCGACTTGATCTCCGGATTACAAACATCCGCTCAAACGGTGCGCGATGAGAGCGGCAACGTGGCGAGTATCTCGGAAGAAGTGAACGATGCCTCACGTCAAATCGCGTTCACGATGGAAGAAATCGCGGGTGGCGTCGAGAATCAGAGTGTGCTTACGATGAAGCTGTACGGGCATATGAACGAGTTTTCGGGACTCGTCGACCAGACGGCGCACGACGGCAACGGTGTGAGCGAACAAGCGGAAGTCGTCAGCCGCGTTACGGCCGAAGGACTCGGACTGATGGAAGATGCCGTCGGCAAGATGACGAACATCCATCTGCAAGTGCGCGAGTCGCAAGGACAAGTAAAAGATTTCGAGCAACAGGCGGACGAAGTGACGGCGCTCGTCACGATGATCCGTCAAATCTCAGAGCAGACGAACTTACTCGCTTTGAACGCGGCCATCGAGGCGGCCCGTGCCGGGGAGCATGGAAAAGGCTTCGCCGTCGTCGCTTCTGAGATTCGCAAGTTATCCGACAGCGTTGCGCGGTCGGTCAGTGAGATCTCGGAAATCGTTGGCAGCGTCAAACGAAACTCAATCGCGCTCGGTGAGACGTTCACGGACAGCATGCACGCCGCCGAGGATGGCAAGCGGACGCTCGAGGAGACGAAGCGCGCCTTCAATGAGATTGAGCAGAGCGTGCGGGAGATGCAGCGCCTGACGAACTCGATGCAAGGACAGCTCGGACGCGTCAAGACGAACCAAGACGACATCAAACGTGGTCTCTCGGACATCGCGTCGATTTCTGAAGAGAGTACGGCCGGCAACGAGGAAGTGGCCGCCTCGACCGAACAAATGTCGGCGACGAGCGAGACGATGAACCGGCTCGTCAAAGATTTGTCGCACACGGCCGAGGACATGCAGCGCATGAGCCGACAGTTCAAGTTGTAA
- a CDS encoding C45 family autoproteolytic acyltransferase/hydolase encodes MQRVSSELTQFRGSHYDFGRFQGTYIKRSKLLENRIDQWKLRVPRFEIDEREAKQAFDRFAPKIWEELLGLQDELELTLADTLLHFGHFRVNNPVSGCSILTGDNFLVRNYDYHPMTYDGRYNVFQPDEGYAVIGPVSRVTGRMDGMNEKGLAMGYNFINRRRPGDGFVCQMIGRMILETCATVEEAVDLLQEIPHRGSFTYVVHDKSSKTRVIEATPRDIRVRESNICTNHFELLQHENRYHLDDSTRRMMEIKMYQHIVQDAESAFRLMNDSDKGVFSELYKSWAGTIHTAAYFPETLETWFALGGDRDPVIFDFQEWLDGKDFDLHALDGEIATDIEFANTVQLWR; translated from the coding sequence ATGCAACGTGTCTCAAGTGAACTCACACAATTTCGCGGCAGTCACTATGACTTTGGCCGTTTTCAAGGTACTTATATTAAGCGCAGCAAACTGCTCGAGAATCGGATCGACCAATGGAAGCTCCGCGTCCCGCGCTTTGAGATTGATGAGCGCGAGGCGAAGCAGGCGTTCGACCGGTTCGCCCCGAAAATTTGGGAAGAACTGCTCGGTCTGCAGGACGAGCTCGAGTTGACGCTCGCCGACACGCTCCTTCACTTCGGTCATTTCCGGGTCAATAACCCGGTCAGCGGCTGTTCGATTTTGACGGGGGACAACTTTCTCGTCCGCAACTATGACTATCACCCGATGACGTACGATGGACGCTATAACGTGTTCCAGCCAGATGAGGGTTACGCCGTCATCGGTCCCGTCTCACGTGTCACCGGCCGGATGGACGGGATGAACGAGAAAGGGCTCGCCATGGGTTATAACTTTATCAACCGCCGGCGCCCGGGGGATGGGTTCGTCTGCCAGATGATCGGCCGAATGATTCTCGAGACGTGCGCCACGGTCGAGGAAGCGGTCGATCTGCTTCAAGAGATTCCGCACCGCGGCTCGTTCACGTATGTCGTCCACGACAAGTCGTCGAAGACACGCGTCATCGAAGCGACACCGCGCGATATTCGTGTCCGCGAGTCGAATATCTGTACGAACCATTTCGAGCTGTTGCAACACGAGAATCGTTACCACCTCGACGACTCGACGCGGCGGATGATGGAAATCAAGATGTATCAACATATCGTCCAGGACGCCGAGAGCGCGTTCCGACTCATGAACGACTCGGACAAGGGTGTCTTCTCGGAGCTGTATAAGAGCTGGGCCGGCACGATTCACACGGCGGCTTACTTCCCGGAGACGCTCGAGACGTGGTTCGCCCTCGGTGGCGACCGCGACCCTGTCATTTTCGATTTTCAGGAGTGGCTCGACGGCAAGGATTTCGATTTACATGCCCTCGACGGGGAAATCGCGACCGATATCGAGTTCGCGAACACGGTCCAACTTTGGCGGTAA